The sequence TGAATAATAATGGAGTAATATTAAAAATCCGTGCCCTATTCCCCGAAATATAGGCATATAGTGAAGTAAGCTACGTGTTAAACCCTATCACAAATCATTTATATAATAAGTGATTGCAGGGATAGAACATGTTAAGTAAGATTTTAAGTATATTTAAGAAGACCCCTGATAAGAGGTTACAGAACTGGTATAATAACAACGAGATGGTCCAGTTGACCGGCAGCAGCCAGATCAGCCATATACGCTGATCACATCTATTTTATTAAATTTTCTAGTATAGGCGCATTCAGGATATAGACCCGGCAGTGCATCCGGTAGACAACCCATCATTTCTTGTAAAATTAAGGATACTCTAAAGTATAATGCATCCATCGTGAAACACAGCACATTGTTCTCTTGCTAGAAATTGGCAGCCTTTTTGTAAAGACCCAAAAACAGACGAGCCCGGGATTTAGAGCGTTAAAGACGATCAAAAATTATATCGAAAATATGGAATATTGCACCCTCTAAAGATCATCGATAATAAAAATTAAACGGGTAAAAAATTAAAAAGAAGTTAAAGCTGATAAGGAGTTATCAGCTTGTAGTTCAATACGCTATTGGATTGTGTACCGTCGACCTTTATCGTGTATGTACCCGCTACGGCCGGCTTATAGTTTAACTGTTCACAGGATGTCGAGAAGGACTCGATCATCTTTATTCCCCTGGCCACTTCCTTGCCGCTGGGGTCGTATAATATAAGCTCCGGCGTGTAGAAAGACCATGCCCATATCAGCCTGGCGTTGATATTCTTTATGCCGTCCGAGCTTATCTTCATCGTCGCCGCCTGTCCGGGCTGAAGCGAGCCGGACTTCACATAGGCCATGTATACGTTGTGGTTTGAAGTGCCTGTGAACTCTACAGACCTGTAGGACCTGTCAGCGCTGACCTTCAGAAGGTAGTAGCCTCCCTTAGGCGCATTGAAATTGACGGACTCGCTGCGAGTGTACCTGCTCTCGGATTTAGCTACAAGCTTACCGTTAGAGTCATACAGGTACATGTTAAGGTCATCGTAGGAGTTCCATGCTATCTGTGCGCTGATGGTACCCTCTGCAGTCGGGACAATGTAGGTATAATATTCATTGTTCAGGCTGGTAGTTCCTGAAAATGAAGTGCCCGGTGCAGGAGTCGGTGTCGGCACTGGAGTCGCGGTCGGGTTCGGACCCGGCGTCGGGGTCGGGGTCGCGGTCGGGTTCGGGGTCGGTGTCGGTGCTGGGCCGCCCGGTGAGACGACACTCAGAGTATATGATTCGGTGTCGCTGACCGACGGGTCGGTTTTTGACTTTGCGGTCACCGTGAATTTATAATATCCGGTCTTTGCGTCCGCTGCGGGCGTCAGTAATACTGACATGAACGTTGATGCGCTGGGCTCTATTGTCTCGCCGCTATACTTTGAGATCTTATACCAGGTAGAGGGTATTCCGTCTACAGTTATGGTATACGAGTCTGGCGACTTCCCCACATTCCCAAGGATCGCGTTCTGGTCCACAGTCGTTCCCGGTGCTACCTTGAACTGTTCTATCCTGCCCATGTGCCCGTCATATCTTGCGAACATCGACATCAGGCTTACTGCATAGGATCCCGGCTCCGGGTTAGGTGTCGGGGTCGCTGTCGGGGTCGCCGTCGGGTTCGGACCCGGCGTCGGGGTCGGGGTCGGCGACGGTGCAGGAGGTAACTGTCCGTTCAATATGTATTCAATAGCTGCCTTTGCCTGAACCCTGCCGTACCCGTAATCAGTGTTGGGCACGCCGCTGCCAAGAGGCTTTGCGGTCTTGGTAAGTGCATTCTTGACCTGTGCAGGTGTCATATCAGGCTTGGCCTGTAATAGTAATGCAACAGTCCCTGCGGTCATCGGGGTCGCCATAGACGTTCCGCTCATCGCGGTATAATACTGGTTAACTGGCTTTCCGCCGCTGGTACCGGTCGCTTTTGCCGCTACGAGCCCTACGCCCATGTTAGTGACGTCAGGCTTTACGCGCCCGTCGTATGTGGGACCTCTGGAGCTGAACGAAGCGATCTGGTCATTCCTGTCGCTTGCGCCCACTGTCAACGCGCTCTCACAGTCCCCGGGGCATGCTACGGTCTTCTTGCTCGGACCGCTGTTGCCTGCTGCGACCACTACGGTAACTCCGGCCTTAACGGCGTTGTTTACAGCGTCGTCGCTCGCCTGTGAGTGAGTCGATGAACCGAGCGACATCGATATGACCTGTGCGCCGTTCTTTACGGCCCAGTCGATGCCTTTTATGATGTTGGAATTGCTTCCCGAACCATCTTTGCCAAGTACCTTACATCCCATTAAGCTGGCTTCCGGAGCTACACCCTTATACTGTCCGCTGGATGCTGCTCCAGTACCTGCGATCGTGCTTGAGCAGTGAGTGCCGTGCCCGTGGTCATCGTACGGGGATGTCTGGCCCTTCACATAATCGACCCATGCTACTACTTTATTACCGTTAAGGTCAGGGTGGCTGGCATCGATGCCCGTGTCGATCACGCATACTTTAACGCCTTTACCAGTGTATCCTGCTGCCCAGACGTCCGGTGCATTGATCTGAGGCACTGCCTTGTCCAGCAATACCGTAACTTCCTGGTCTTTTTCAACGTATTTGACATTGTCTAACGCTTTAAGCTCGTTTACCCTGTCGTCCGGTATGGTGACTGCCATCCCGTTTATAACGCTATAGCGGTAAACGACCTGACCCTCATAAGAGTTGACCAGGCTGGTTACCTTCTCTTCTGCCATGGCGGACATCTGACCTGGTTCGCCATTAAAAGCTACGATATAAGTAGAATAACCTGATGAGCTGACATCAGATGTTTTTTGCATAGGTGGGGTTGCGGCCACTACAGCTATCGATGATAGCAGCATAGCGAATATTATCGCAATACCCATCGCAGTTTTTACCTTTATGTACATTCCCTCCAATAGTTCAAGAGTTGCTAGTCCAACTTAGTAACTAGTTATTCATCAATTACTGTTAGGGTATATATACTTTATTCTGGATTGGAAAAATTATTGATATTACCAATTCGTGTTGTATATATTCTTTACCAGGCAATATATATCCGGTTGATGATTTAAAAACTTTCTGTTTTAGCCATATCTATACATTTAATAGAATATACATGGTTATTTCGTTAAAAACATGGATATTTTGTAGTAATTTAAGAAACTATAACATACCATGTATTTTGCTCAAGTAATAACTTAAAATATTAAATACTTTCTTAAAAATGGTATAAATTTGTTATTTTATTGCCTATTAAGCTTATAAAATGGCATATTTGAACAAACAGGATATAATTGCCGGGTACTTTTTATTGCTGGCTTATATCATTGTCAGATGTGATCACGCAGGAGGCGATCTTAGTGTTGTAGTGGAAATGATACATTTGTATCTCAAAGCCTCAAAGGGCATATCAAAGAACTCAACACCTTGTTAAGAGAAACTTGAGGTCGTTGAGATAAGAACAAGACCATACATTATCGACCATTAAACAACAAAAACTCTTCATACAGTATCTATTTTAAAAAGATCCTGCAGAGAATATTAAAAGGTAAATATGGGCCCGTTATAGCAAATGTCAGTTTATATTCTCAAAAAAAGATAGCCAGCCATATTTTAAAATAGTTTTATAATTTTTAAAAAATGACATTTCAAAGCAAATTTCCAGGTGATTTTATTTGGCTAGCACCTGTACGATAATCGTTGTGTGAGAACTAGCTTAGAACATATATGATTATCCAGTAAGTATAAATAGGTAAAAGGGTATAATTATTTTGGGATTTGGATTGGATCAGTTGATATGAGTCAATTTGATCTATAAACACTAGGTGGCCTAGTGAACACTATAGAGATTTATCTGTTTAGGGAACTCCATTTAGTTATCCATTTCCTCCGGGGCCGAGGTCATGGCCCCAACATATTTCGATAATATCGTCCGGTATGGCTAACAGGGACGGCTGGCGTATTAAAACGTTTAAAGACCTTAAAAAATTAGGGGATGGGAGATAAAATGCAATCGATTGTGCAAGAAGCACTGAAATACACGGAAATGGAGAGAGAGTACAGGAACGACAGAGGAGACAGTTCTGTTGGTGCTGACTTCGAAGACTTCGGACTGCCGCAGATCAAGATAGTAGGATGCGGCGGAGCAGGCAACAATACGATCAACCGTCTTTACAACATAGGCGTTGACGGCGCAGAGACCATAGCGGTTAACACTGATAAGCAGCACCTTGACGTGATCAAGGCTGACAAGAAGATCCTCGTAGGAAAATCCCTCACCAGAGGCCTTGGTGCAGGAGGTTTCCCGGAGATAGGAAAGAGAGCCGCGGAACTTGCAAGGAGCACTTTACAGGAAGTCCTTAAGGACGCAGACTTAGTATTCATCACAGCGGGTATGGGAGGAGGAACCGGTACCGGTACGGCACCCATAGTCGCAGAAGTAGCAAAGGAGAACGGTGCCATAGTAGTGGGCATGGTATCCACTCCGTTCAAAGTTGAAAGAGCAAGAATGGTCAAGGCAGAGGAAGGCATAGCCGACCTGAGGGCAGCAGCAGACACGGTCATAGTTCTCGATAACAACAGGCTTCTCGAATATGTGCCGAACCTTCCGCTTGAACAGGCATTCTCGGTCATGGACCAGCTCATATCAGAGACAGTAAAAGGTATATCCGAGACGATCACCAGACCCTCGCTCATCAACCTCGACTTCGCAGACGTCAAGGCAATAATGAATGCGGGCGGTGTCGCGGTCATGCTTGTCGGTGAGACCAAGAGCCAGGACAAGTCGGAGAACGTCGTCAGGACAGCACTGAACCACCCGTTACTCGACGTAGACTACCGCGGAGCAACAGGAGCGCTCGTCCACATAACAGGC is a genomic window of Methanooceanicella nereidis containing:
- a CDS encoding S8 family serine peptidase, giving the protein MYIKVKTAMGIAIIFAMLLSSIAVVAATPPMQKTSDVSSSGYSTYIVAFNGEPGQMSAMAEEKVTSLVNSYEGQVVYRYSVINGMAVTIPDDRVNELKALDNVKYVEKDQEVTVLLDKAVPQINAPDVWAAGYTGKGVKVCVIDTGIDASHPDLNGNKVVAWVDYVKGQTSPYDDHGHGTHCSSTIAGTGAASSGQYKGVAPEASLMGCKVLGKDGSGSNSNIIKGIDWAVKNGAQVISMSLGSSTHSQASDDAVNNAVKAGVTVVVAAGNSGPSKKTVACPGDCESALTVGASDRNDQIASFSSRGPTYDGRVKPDVTNMGVGLVAAKATGTSGGKPVNQYYTAMSGTSMATPMTAGTVALLLQAKPDMTPAQVKNALTKTAKPLGSGVPNTDYGYGRVQAKAAIEYILNGQLPPAPSPTPTPTPGPNPTATPTATPTPNPEPGSYAVSLMSMFARYDGHMGRIEQFKVAPGTTVDQNAILGNVGKSPDSYTITVDGIPSTWYKISKYSGETIEPSASTFMSVLLTPAADAKTGYYKFTVTAKSKTDPSVSDTESYTLSVVSPGGPAPTPTPNPTATPTPTPGPNPTATPVPTPTPAPGTSFSGTTSLNNEYYTYIVPTAEGTISAQIAWNSYDDLNMYLYDSNGKLVAKSESRYTRSESVNFNAPKGGYYLLKVSADRSYRSVEFTGTSNHNVYMAYVKSGSLQPGQAATMKISSDGIKNINARLIWAWSFYTPELILYDPSGKEVARGIKMIESFSTSCEQLNYKPAVAGTYTIKVDGTQSNSVLNYKLITPYQL
- the ftsZ gene encoding cell division protein FtsZ, which translates into the protein MQSIVQEALKYTEMEREYRNDRGDSSVGADFEDFGLPQIKIVGCGGAGNNTINRLYNIGVDGAETIAVNTDKQHLDVIKADKKILVGKSLTRGLGAGGFPEIGKRAAELARSTLQEVLKDADLVFITAGMGGGTGTGTAPIVAEVAKENGAIVVGMVSTPFKVERARMVKAEEGIADLRAAADTVIVLDNNRLLEYVPNLPLEQAFSVMDQLISETVKGISETITRPSLINLDFADVKAIMNAGGVAVMLVGETKSQDKSENVVRTALNHPLLDVDYRGATGALVHITGGPDLTLREAENIAESLTYELDSHANVIWGARIQKDYEGKVRVLAIMTGVQSPQVLSKGQQKGASRNADDSAPGRFSLNRNTKPVKNSIIDVIK